Genomic segment of Pseudothermotoga hypogea DSM 11164 = NBRC 106472:
CTTCTTGAGGGTCTGGAACGGACCGATCGGCGAAAAAGCAAAAGCACTCATCGCCGAGAAGGGCAACATGATCTGCCTCGGTACAGTCTATCGTGGTTACAGACAGATGACAGCGAGCAAACCTATCTATGGTCCTTCGGACATCAAAGACTTGAAGTTGAGACTGCCCGTCGTACCCACGTGGATCAAGATCTGGGAAGCGATCGGCGCAAAAGCTGTGCCGGTGCCATTGACAGAACTGTACCAAGCTTTGAAGGAAGGTGGGGCCGAAGCTTCCGAAGGTGACGTGACTCAGATATCTTCCTTCAAACTTTACGAAGTACAGACTTATCTGATCATCACGAACCATCAGTGTGGTGTTGGTTGGATCACTATGAACAAAACTGCCTACGAAAGACTGACCCTTGAAGAAAGACAGCTCGTTCACAAGATCATGGACGAAGTGTGCACTTGGGCCACGGAGAAACTCAAAGCGAGCGAGGGAGATATCATCAGGTTCTTACAGGATAACGGTATGAAAGTGATCAAACTCGATGAAGGAGCTCTGAAAGCGATCAGAGAGCTCGCGGCACCAGCAGTTGAAGAACTCTTCAAGACCACTTGGCCCGTCACAACGTGGGCAGAAGTTCTGGCTCAATGAATACCCCTTGAAGTTGAGCCCGGCCATCAGGCCAGGCTTTTCTTTGATAGATATTCTCATAGACATGTGAGGATAATCGAGTTTGCGAAAAATGAATCCGAAAGTTCTTCCTGTTCTTTGGACATCCATCTGCAAGGCTTGTACGACGATGTCTGCGTTTGACGAAAAAAAATAGGGGACCATTTCGGACGTCCCCTAACGCATTTTCTATAAAGTCTGGTAGCCCCACGGGGAGTCGAACCCCGACCTTCGGACTGAGAATCCGATGGACTAGCCGTTATCCTATGGGGCCACATTTACTATTATACCACAAGGTACAACAAGTCAAGCCATCAGTTCGTGGACCATCCCGACGAGACTCAAACTACACCTTTGAAAAACCGATATCGCACGATGATTTTACCACACATAGTTGTCTCGTTGTCAACACACTTATCTTCACGGGCTCTCACAGCGTCTGAAGTTCTATAATCAACTTGAGAGACTATCCACGGGGGAACCTCACGATGAAACAAGACGTGCTCCTTTTGGACTTCGAGGGGGTATATCTCTTCCAACCAAGGCTCCTTGAAAGATCGAAACACTTGGACCTGAGGCATCTCAGGTCGGTCAAGTACATGTGTGATGAAACCACTCTGACGCTCGTCGGAAAGCTGGTCAAACGAGCCAAGGTGGTCTTTCTGGGTGATTCTGCCTACCATCATTTCTCCTACATTTTCTTGACACTGATCGATACACCCTTCGAGCTCGTCGTCTTCGACAACCACAGAGACGATATGAAGGAGGTTTCAACGCTGCTCTCGTGTGATGGATGGATCAGAGCTGCGAAGAAATTGAACAATCTTGAAGCGGTGCACATACTGAGAACAAAGAATGACCTTCCCAGATGCTTGGAACATCCAATCTATTTGAGCATAGACAAAGATGTCCTCTCGGATCGTTTTCTCAAGCTGGGTTGGGATCAGGGTGCTATGAAACCCGAAGAGCTTTTGGAAGCTGTAGAACTCCTGTGCAAAGAATTCGAAATCGTTGGTGTGGACATCAGTGGTGAACCGAGAGATGCCTTGGAAATGACGCGGAGCGAAGAGATCAATTTGGAGTTGCTCAAGATCCTTCTGAAGGACGAGCTTTCGAGAGTGACTCTCAAATCCTTCTCACAGCGTC
This window contains:
- a CDS encoding TRAP transporter substrate-binding protein, with translation MRKLFVLSLALIVTALFGFQIVLKATTPFQEGHILAEAMKQFKEKIEAETKKAIVVELQIGVVSEEEANNQCAQGLVDLQFTGGRPVEVFAPEYFFVNAPFVIKDYEHFLRVWNGPIGEKAKALIAEKGNMICLGTVYRGYRQMTASKPIYGPSDIKDLKLRLPVVPTWIKIWEAIGAKAVPVPLTELYQALKEGGAEASEGDVTQISSFKLYEVQTYLIITNHQCGVGWITMNKTAYERLTLEERQLVHKIMDEVCTWATEKLKASEGDIIRFLQDNGMKVIKLDEGALKAIRELAAPAVEELFKTTWPVTTWAEVLAQ